Genomic DNA from Gemmatimonadota bacterium:
AACAACGCGGTGGTCCGCTTCGGCTACACGCCCGGACAGCTGCACGCGTCTGCGACCGCCGAGCCAGTGGTCGAGCTGCCGGTGAGCAGCGATGCCCTGGACGTGGATACGGCGGAGCGGCTGGGCATCGACGTCAGCCGTACGCGCGGGTTCAACCACTGGACGCGCAACCTCGTCTTCTCGCCCGATGGCCAGAAGCTCTACGTGTCGGTGGGCTCGGCCACCAATGCCATGCCCGGTGACGATCCCCGACGCGCTGCCGTCAACGAGTACAACCCGGACGGGTCGGGCCACCGGGTCTTCGCAGGGGGTTTGCGAAACCCTGTTCCCATGGCCTTCTTTCCGGGCACCACTGTGCTGTGGACGGCCGTGCACGAGCGCGATCACCTGGGTGACCGGCTGGCGCCCGACTATGTCACATCCGTGCGGGAGGGCGGGTTCTATGGGTGGCCCTACGCCTACATCGGCCCCAACCCGGAACCGATCCTGAACGGAGCCCGACCCGATCTGGTGGAGAAGACGCTGGTACCGGACGTGCTGCTTCCGGCGCACGCCGCGCCCATGGGCATGGCGTTCTACACGGGAGAACAGTTCCCCCGGTCCTATCGCAACAGCGCGTTCGTCGCGCTGCACGGCTCGATCAACCGCCTCGACCTGGTGGGCTATTCCATCGTGCGCATCCCCTTCGAGAACGGGAAGCCTGCGGGCCCGCCCGAGGATTTCCTCACCGGATTCATCGTGCGCAACGACGACGTGAAGGAGGTCTGGGGTCGGCCCGTCGACGTTCTGCAGGCGGCAGACGGAGCGCTGTTGGTGGCGGACGATGCGGGCAAGCGGATCTTCCGCGTCCGGTATCGCGGCGCATGAGGTTTGCGCGACATGGAGCGCAGCGGCGTTCCCCGATTCCGGTATCGCTTTGGATGATGGTGCTGCTCTGGGTCGTGATGCTCGGCGGTGCGCTGCCGCTGCATGCTCAGCAGGAGTCCTTTCCCTACACCTACGGCAAGCAGGACCTCTGGCACCTGGGCGCCGGCGTTGGCGCGGCCGCCCTGGGTGGATTCTTCCAGGAGGGGCTGCCGGCCGCGACCGCGTCCGACTTCGAGCTGCTGGATCCCGACGGGATCAACGGGTTGGACCGCTGGGTCACGGATCGCTACTCGGAGACCTGGCAGGATCGCAGCGACCTCTTCCGTTCGGCGGCGCAGGGGGTGGGCATCGTTTGTGTGACGCTCTGCGGGCTGCAACCCGGCGAGAGTGGCACCGTCGGACACGCGGCCGTCCTGGCGGGGATGGCGGCCGAGGCGTTCCTGCTTCGCACCGGCGTGACCGATCTGATGAAGGGCTCGTTCCGACGTTGGCGCCCCTACACGTACAGCGCGACGCTCACGTCGGAAGAGAAGCTGGCGATCGCCCAACGCTTCGGCACCGATCCCGACGATGCGCGGCGCTCCTTCTTCTCGGGCCATGCCTCCAACGCCGCGCTCTGGGCGGTGTTCGCCGGCCGCGTCTTTTCAGAGCTTCATCCGGAATCGTCTCTGCTCACGCCGGTGTGGATCGTGGGCGGAGCCGTGGCCGCAGGTGCCGGTGTGGGTCGTGTGCTCGGGGGAATGCACTTCGTCAGCGACGTGCTGGTGGGCTGGGGCGTGGGCGGTGCGATCGGGTGGTTCATCCCCGAGCTGCACCGGCGTGACCGGGAGGGTGGGCTGGAGGTGGAGGCCGGGTTGGATGGCGTGGGCCTGCGCTGGCGCTTCTAGCGCGGAGTCCTGCTCAGGCTCGGTCCTGCGCCTTTCGCTTTGAGACACACCACGTCCAAGCCCTGGCACTCGAGACGGAGTCACGCACGATGGTTCGGCTGGTCCTTCGCAGTTCCCTCCTGATCCTCCTGGCCTCTGGCTGCGACTTCAAGTACGAGTGGGAATCCCTCGGCCCCTTCGAGACCAGTGGACCCGTGCGGCATCTGATCGTGGATCCGGTGGTTCCGCGTCGACTGTACGCCGCGGCCGAGAATGGCGGGCTCTGGGTCCTCGACGATGTGGCTCGGCGGGAAGTCGGGTGGCGGCCGCTCAGCGATCAGCTGGAGAACCTGCAGATGCGGGGCGTGGCCAAGTCCATGGTGGACAGCAGCTACGTGGTGACCGCCAACGCGCTGGGGCGCGTCTATCACACGCTGGATCACGGGGAGAGCTGGTCGCGCATCTCGACCCTCGAGTTCTCGTACATCCGCCGATTGCTGCTGCGCGAGGGGCTCACGCGCATTCCCGCCGGCAACTACACCAAGTTGGCCAAGGAGACCACCGTGCTGGTGGCGGGCTCCACCGGCCTGCATCGCCTGCGCTTGATCAACGACGCGTTCGCCGAAGTCGACACGCTGTTTCCCAGACTTCCTGCACACGGGTCGGACGTGCTGGACCTGGCCCGGCATCCCTCGCTGCCGGACCTCCTCTTCATCGGCGTCCGTAGGCAAGGCGTTTGGCGCTCGCAGGACGGCGGTGCCTCCTGGGCTCTGGTGGCTGACTGGGCCTCCTTCGGTGATTCTGCCTCCGACATGATTCGCCTGGCCACCAACGGGACGCGCACGGTCGCGAAGTTCGGCCGCAACCTGCTGGTGAACGATGCCGGCGGAGCCGCCGGGGCGTGGCAGCCCCGCACGGTGGGCTTCGGCAGCGACAGCGGCGGCAGCGACATCGGATATCGGGGCAACTACAGCGGCCGCCGCGGGGAGTGGACCCAGGCGGTGGCCATCTCCCCCACGGACACGGCGGTCCTGGCCGCGGGCCAGGTGACGCTGTTCCTGTCGACCGACGGCGGTGCGACGTGGGACACCACCGGGGCGGGACACGAGGACATGCAGGCGCTGACCTTCGCGCCCAACGACTCGGTGCTCTACGTGGCCAACGATGGAGGAGTCTGGTCCGTCAGTCGGGGGCGCGCGGCGCCCCTCAGCTTGAACCGCAACCTCACGACCTTGCAGTTCTACCGGGCCGCCAAGAGTGGAAGCCGTGTGGTGGGCAACGCCGATCACCAGGGCATCCGCGGCACGCGGGACGTGGAGGCCGATCCCCCGGTGTGGGAGCGCGCTACCGCCGGTGCGTCCGGCTACGGCAACAACGGGTTGGAGAACGACTTCGTGTTCGGGGACCCCACGGTGCCGGGGCGCTTCTATGTAGCGTTCGCGGACCGCGACGTGCTGCGTCTGCGCTATCCGTTGACGGGCGCGACGCAGGACCTGCTGCAGATGAACGCCCAGGCCGCAGCCGTGCGTCCGTTCACCATGCGCACCCGAAACCGAGCGGTGGACAACCAGTTGAACTACCCGGTTGGAACGGTTGCGGCCGACCCGCGTCCCGGCGGCGCGGGCCTGCTGCTGGCCACGCATCGTCAGCCCGACATCACGTTCGAGATCCGGCAGACCACCACGCGCACCCAGGATCCCACCGGCGGACCGCGCAG
This window encodes:
- a CDS encoding sorbosone dehydrogenase family protein, which produces MTMPALLLLASMQQLPAPFETPWNRAIPKVVAQPADATLSLPDGFEVSVFAERLTNPRHLALAPNGDVFVAESAPGSIVVLRDADGDGVAELRETFATGLDRPFGLAFHGGYLYVGNNNAVVRFGYTPGQLHASATAEPVVELPVSSDALDVDTAERLGIDVSRTRGFNHWTRNLVFSPDGQKLYVSVGSATNAMPGDDPRRAAVNEYNPDGSGHRVFAGGLRNPVPMAFFPGTTVLWTAVHERDHLGDRLAPDYVTSVREGGFYGWPYAYIGPNPEPILNGARPDLVEKTLVPDVLLPAHAAPMGMAFYTGEQFPRSYRNSAFVALHGSINRLDLVGYSIVRIPFENGKPAGPPEDFLTGFIVRNDDVKEVWGRPVDVLQAADGALLVADDAGKRIFRVRYRGA
- a CDS encoding phosphatase PAP2 family protein, which gives rise to MRFARHGAQRRSPIPVSLWMMVLLWVVMLGGALPLHAQQESFPYTYGKQDLWHLGAGVGAAALGGFFQEGLPAATASDFELLDPDGINGLDRWVTDRYSETWQDRSDLFRSAAQGVGIVCVTLCGLQPGESGTVGHAAVLAGMAAEAFLLRTGVTDLMKGSFRRWRPYTYSATLTSEEKLAIAQRFGTDPDDARRSFFSGHASNAALWAVFAGRVFSELHPESSLLTPVWIVGGAVAAGAGVGRVLGGMHFVSDVLVGWGVGGAIGWFIPELHRRDREGGLEVEAGLDGVGLRWRF